One part of the Ursus arctos isolate Adak ecotype North America unplaced genomic scaffold, UrsArc2.0 scaffold_14, whole genome shotgun sequence genome encodes these proteins:
- the LOC113242891 gene encoding putative adhesion G protein-coupled receptor E4P encodes MGSRCLPLLSGLSVLLVLSGSDAKNSGAFCPMCPENASCSNSTHCACKDGFQSPSGSRYIEPHEKCEDIDECKTGLAKCKKESYCRNKIGSYYCSCFSNRFFNWLASFIKSDREACYEGAGEETPFSGNIQEILRNNGSKEHIAKMATQIFQKIEVIIWTEDLASPGKHENSTLGIVYEIKRCNETSEKTVLEAGNNTMDIDCTDAFKGTIEERSAVALITYQFLWDILNGSFFNDGRGTQEVKLNSRVVSGAISTKKKVSLSEPVFLTFQHIQPGGARTKYFCVYWEGSEEGGTWSTDGCYHVGSNDSHTECKCFHLSSFAVLMALVPKVDPVLTMITYVGLSLSLLCLLLAALTFLLCQPIQNTSTSLHLQLSICLFLAHLLFLTGIDQTEPKVLCSIIAGLLHYLYLASFTWMLLEGLHLFLTVRNLKVANYSAGKFKKKFMYPLGYGIPALTVAVSAIVGHQNYGSHTYCWLKLDKGFIWSFMGPVAVIILINLVFYIQILWILRSKLSSLNKEVSTIQDTRVMTFKAIAQLFILGCSWGLGLFMVEEVGKVIGSVIAYTFTIINVLQGVLLFVVHCLLNRQVRMEYKKWFSGIWKGVETESFEVTHSTTQTKMEEPGTSSEVFRRRDASSMQPQPQTPVSAFWLGAEN; translated from the exons ATGGGAAGCAGGTGCCTGCCCTTGCTCTCAG GTCTCAGTGTCCTGCTGGTTCTGTCGGGATCAGACGCCAAGAATTCTGGAG CTTTCTGTCCCATGTGCCCTGAAAATGCCAGCTGCTCCAACAGCACCCACTGTGCGTGTAAAGATGGATTTCAGTCTCCGTCTGGGAGCAGGTATATCGAGCCCCATGAGAAATGTGAAG atattgatgAGTGTAAGACTGGGCTGGCGAAGTGCAAAAAGGAATCATACTGCAGAAATAAAATTGGAAGTTACTACTGCAGCTGTTTCTCAAATCGTTTCTTCAACTGGCTGGCTAGCTTCATTAAATCAGATCGTGAAGCGTGTTATG AGGGTGCCGGTGAGGAGACACCATTCTCAGGGAACATTCAG gaaATTTTGAGAAACAATGGAAGCAAAGAACACATTGCAAAAATGGCTacccaaatatttcaaaaaatagaagtgatCATATGGACTGAGGATTTAGCTTCTCCAGGAAAGCATGAGAATTCTACACTTGGTATAG TCTATGAAATCAAGAGGTGCAATGAGACAAGTGAGAAGactgttctggaagctggaaataACACTATGGATATCGACTGTACTGATGCTTTCAAAGGAACCATAGAAG aaaGAAGTGCAGTTGCACTTATCACTTACCAGTTTCTTTGGGATATTCTGAATGGATCCTTTTTTAATGATGGAAGAGGGACACAGGAAGTGAAACTGAACTCTCGTGTCGTGAGTGGAGCCATTAGTACGAAGAAAAAAGTATCTCTGTCTGAACCTGTGTTCCTGACCTTCCAACATATTCAG CCTGGTGGTGCAAGAACAAAATATTTCTGTGTCTACTGGGAAGGATCAgaggaggggggcacctggtCAACAGACGGCTGCTATCATGTGGGCAGCAACGATTCACACACCGAATGCAAGTGCTTCCACCTTTCCAGCTTTGCTGTCCTCATGGCCCTTGTTCCCAAG GTGGATCCTGTGCTGACCATGATCACATATGTGGGGTTGAGCCTCTCTCTGCTGTGCCTCCTCCTGGCAGCCCTCACCTTCCTCCTGTGCCAACCCATCCAGAACACCAGCACCTCCCTCCACCTGCagctctccatctgcctcttccTGGCCCACCTGCTCTTCCTCACGGGCATTGACCAGACAGAGCCCAAG GTGCTGTGCTCCATCATTGCAGGGCTGCTGCACTACCTCTACCTGGCCTCCTTCACCTGGATGCTCCTTGAAGGGCTGCATCTCTTCCTCACCGTTAGGAATCTCAAAGTGGCCAACTACAGTGCAGGCAAATTCAAGAAGAAGTTCATGTACCCTTTAGGCTATGGGATTCCAGCTCTCACTGTGGCTGTGTCTGCAATAGTAGGACACCAAAACTATGGATCACATACTTA CTGCTGGCTTAAGCTCGATAAAGGGTTCATCTGGAGTTTCATGGGGCCAGTGGCAGTCATTATCTTG ATAAACTTGGTGTTTTACATCCAAATTCTGTGGATTTTGAGAAGCAAACTTTCATCCCTCAATAAAGAAGTTTCCACCATTCAGGACACCAG AGTCATGACATTTAAAGCCATTGCTCAGCTATTTATCCTGGGCTGTTCTTGGGGCCTTGGCCTTTTTATGGTTGAAGAGGTCGGGAAGGTGATTGGATCAGTCATTGCATACACATTCACCATCATCAATGTCCTGCAGGGTGTTTTGCTCTTTGTGGTACACTGTCTCCTTAATCGCCAG GTGCGAATGGAATACAAGAAGTGGTTTAGTGGAATCTGGAAAGGGGTTGAAACTGAAAGTTTTGAAGTAACGCACTCTACGACCCAAACCAAAATG GAGGAACCAGGGACATCATCAGAAGTCTTTCGCAGAAGAGACGCGTCTTCCATGCAACCACAGCCTCAGACTCCTGTCTCTGCCTTTTGGCTAGGAGCGGAAAACTGA